From Brassica oleracea var. oleracea cultivar TO1000 chromosome C3, BOL, whole genome shotgun sequence, a single genomic window includes:
- the LOC106335330 gene encoding stellacyanin-like, giving the protein MEKTSKKLFIFNLCIIFGILVTRRCNATTYFVGDTSGWDISSDLESWPLGKRFSVGDVLMFQYSSTHSVYEVAKDNFQSCNTTDPIRTFINGNTTIALSKPGDRFFVCGNRLHCFAGMRLQVNVEGNGPSPAPVGAPQAAPAGILQPSSKKNNPATGVASSAPHIGGRGLRGSMNYFVYLIVFTFPLILYFINN; this is encoded by the exons ATGGAGAAGACGTCGAAGAAGCTATTTATTTTCAATCTCTGCATCATTTTTGGTATTTTAGTAACAAGAAGATGCAACGCAACTACATACTTTGTGGGAGACACGTCCGGTTGGGACATAAGCTCCGATCTTGAATCTTGGCCTTTAGGCAAGCGATTCTCTGTCGGTGATGTTCTAA TGTTCCAATACTCATCGACGCATAGTGTCTACGAAGTGGCGAAAGACAACTTCCAAAGCTGCAACACTACGGACCCGATCCGTACGTTCATAAATGGGAACACGACCATTGCTCTGTCCAAACCGGGAGACCGGTTCTTTGTCTGTGGTAACCGGCTCCATTGCTTCGCTGGTATGAGGCTACAAGTCAATGTCGAAGGCAATGGCCCATCTCCGGCCCCTGTGGGCGCTCCACAGGCCGCCCCCGCCGGAATTCTCCAGCCATCTTCTAAAAAGAATAACCCTGCAACCGGGGTTGCTAGCTCGGCTCCCCATATTGGTGGCCGCGGTCTGAGGGGCAGTATGAATTATTTTGTATATTTGATCGTTTTTACTTTTCCGTTAATATTGTATTTTATTAACAACTAA